CTCGCCCGAGCTGATCGCGCTGTCCCAGCGCGCCGGCGTCCCACTGGTGGTCGACGCCGACGACCCGCGCACCGCCGAGGCGATCGCCGCCGGCACGGGCAAAGCCGCGCTGCTGCGAGGCCTTGCCCAGGAAACGGTCGACTGGACTGCCCCTCCGGCCGACGGCACCCGCCGGATCGTCCTGCGCTTCCACTCCGCGCCGCTGTCGGTCACCGGCGACCGGCAGGTGCGCGGGCTGCGCGTCTCCGGCCCCGGGGAGCCGGTCGAGATCGCCGCCGGCCAGGTCGTGCGGGCAGTGGGCTATCGAGGCCGCCCGGTGCCCGGCTTGCCGTTCGACGACGCTTCCGGAACCGTGCCGCACTCCGCCGGCCGGGTCGAGGGCCGGGCCGGAACGTACGTGGTCGGCTGGATCAAGCGCGGCCCGTCCGGCGGGATCGGCGCGAACCGGACCTGCGCCCGGGAAACCGTGGCGACGCTGCTGGAGGACATCACCTCCGGCCGGGTCGCGGTCCGCCCGCGCCGCTCGCGAGTCGCCGCACTGGCCGCCCGGGTCCGCGGCCGGTAACCCCAGACTGCTGGCCTCCGCCCCGGCTGCAGGGGGCGCGGGGCGGAGGCCAGCGGCTATGCCAGTTCCTTGAGTTCTTGTTTCTCCGCGAGCAGATGCTGCATGTGCTCGTGCTGCTCGACAAGCTCGCGGTCGTCGCTGTCGGGGGCCTCGGGCGGTTCGGTCTCGGTCCCTTGCGGCGGGGGCGAAGGCGGGATGGTCAGCCCGCCGCCTCGTCGACCGCCGAAGCTCCCTCCGAAGAACGGGAACACCAGCGCGCCGCCGAGCAGGGCGAACCCGCTGCCGCCGAGGATCGCATAGAGCACCTGCGTCACGTTCATGCGCTCGTGGCCTGCTCTTCCGCTTTCGCCTTGCGGCGCCGTTTCGGGGCGGCCGGGATCCGGGTGCCGGCGTTCATCCGGGCGGCGAAGACCAGCAAACCCACCGCTCCGGAGAGACAGCCCAGCAGCGAGAACCCGGACACGTCGGCCTTGATCTCCTGCTTCAGCATCGCCATGGCGAACACGGCAAGGAACCCCGCCGCACTGGCCCCGGTCCCTTTGGCCACACCGAGGACCCTGTCGCGTTCCCATTCGAGGAGCTTGAGGTAATGGTGGTGCGCAGGGTCGACGAACAGCTGCGGCGTCCCGATCCACCGGAACAACAGCACGGCCAGCGGGCCGACTACGGTGAATGCGGCGCCGACCGTCACCCATTCCGCCCAGCCGTGCGGCCAGAAATGCGCTGTCGCGGTCATGTCCCGTCCACCTCCCCTGGTCGCGGCTCATTGTCTGCCCCGCGCCCGACTGGGGCAACACCCCGCTCATCGCCCAGCGCAACCCTGCGGGACCGGCACCGCGACGGGCGTTCGCCCGCCCGGTTTCCGGAACAACGTCGCAGTCCCCCGCTCCACCGCCAGTGCGCCCAGCAAGGTCACCCCGGCGATCACCAGCACCGAAACCGCCACGCCGACCGCCGCCGACAGCGCACCAAACGCCAGCGGAGCCACCGCCGCGCCGCCGAACAGTCCTAACTGGACCGTCGCGCCCGCTCGGGCGGCCTGGCCGGGCAGCACTCGCATGACCGCGGTCAGCAGCAGGCCGGTCCAGCCCCATCCACCGGCTACCGCGAGCGCCGCGCCGAGGACGAACGTGACCGGGTGCCCCAGCGAGATCAGCACCAGACCGAGCGCGCCACTCGCCATCATCACGGCCACTGCCCGCGGGTTGCGCCGCGGCGCACGGTCGGCGCGGATCCCGGCTGCCACCCGAACCGCGATCGCCAGCGCGCTCGAAACCGAGAGCATCGTCCCGGCCAGTGCCGGCGACAGGTGCGCGGTCGTGCCGAGCTGCACGAAGAACGACGCCACCGCGTTCGAACCGATCGTCGCCAGTGCCGCGCCGACGGTCCACCAGACCAAGCCTCGCCCCACCTTCCGTGGCGCAGCCGCTTCGGCGGCAACCGGCGCGGCGATGCCTGCCTTGGCCAGCGGCGAAACGGCCGCAGCGGCAACCGGTACGACGATCGCCACAATCAGCGCGGCGCGCCAGCCGTAGGGTTCCGCGACCAGTCCGGCCAGCAGGCCCGGCAGCAGCGGTGCGGCACCGAGCGCGGCACCGGTCAGGCCGGTCGCGACCGACAGCCGGTGATCCGGGATCCGCGCCGCGATGTACCGCGCGGCGGCTGGTTGGGTCAGTGTGTTGCCCGCACCGGCGAGCAGCAGGGCGATCGCGAGCCCGACGACGCCGCGAGTAGCGAGTACCAGCGCCACCACCGACACCGCGCACATCGTCAGCAGCAGGATCGGCACCGGGAACCGGCCGGCGACGCGCCGGGCGACCGGCGAGCCCAAGGCGGTCAACGCGTAGAAGCCGCTCAGCAACAAGCCGAAACCGACTCCGCTGAGGTGCAGTTCGTGTTCGACCGGGGTGGCCAGCGACGCGACGGTGAACACCGGCGTCATGGCCGCGACGAGACCGAGAACGACCGCGCCGAGCCCCGGCCACGGATTCGCGTGCGTGTTCATGGCACCAGCCTTGCGCGGGGACCTGGGTACGAGCCAAGACCCATGGTGATTCCTGGCAGGCATCACGAGTACCGTGGCCAGGTGCTGGATGTGTCGTCGCGGCTGCTGCGGTATTTCGTGACTGTAGCTGTGGATGTTCTAGTGCACACTGGATGCCATGGGTGTTTCGCAACCACGTCGTGAGCGGGGCCGGACGCTGATCGAGCGCGACCCTGACCAACTGGTTTGGGTGCTGCTGGCCCGCGAGTCGCGGGAGGCAGGCGCGGAGGGCGACGAGCAGGTCAACTATCAGCTCGGCGACCTGCGGGAGTTCGTTGCCGGGATCGGCGGGCGCGTTGAGCGCGAGGTGCCGGAATCGAACGTGTCCTCGTTCAAGCGGCGGCGGGTCATGCTGCCGGACGGCACGTACGGATACCGGGTGGTGCGTCCGGACTGGGAAGCCACCATGACGGCATTGCGGCGTGGCGAGGCCAACGCGTTGGCCGGGGTCGACATCGACCGGCTGACCCGCGATCCGCGCATTCTGGAAGACTTGATCGACGCGGTCGAGCTGTACGGCATTTACGTCGCGAGCATGACCGGGAACATCGATCTTTCCACGGACGCGGGTATTTCGGCTGCGCGGGGTCTGGTGAATCAGCGCAACACCGAGTCGCGGAATACCTCGCGGCGCGTGTCGGACGGGAAGCGGCGCGCGGCAGCGCGAGGCCAGCACAACGGTGGTCGGATGCGGCCGTTCGGATGGCGAAAGGACCGGGTCACGATCAACAAGCGGGAAGCCGCGCACATCCGGCGGGAGCTTCCGCGCATTCGCGCAGGAGTTTCGCCGTTGACGCTGGCGAACGAGTGGAACAAGCGTCGAATTCCTACGGTGACAGGTGTACCGTGGCGCGCAGGGACGGTCCGCAACATGTTTCTCCGGCCGCGTATGTGCGGCCAGGCTGTGTATCGCGGCGAGGTCGTGAAAGACGAACAAGGGAAACCCGTTCGCGGCAGGTGGGAGCCGATTCTTACTGATGACGAGCACGCGGAAGTGGTGCGCGCGTGGGGGCCGTCCGGACCGGAGTCGCATTCCCGGCTCGGAGGCAAGGGCCGGGGCTATCGCACGAACCATCTCCTGTCGCCGTTCGTGCGATGCGGCAAGTGCAACGCGCGCATGATCGGTTCATCGCGCCGAGACCAACGCACCAAGGAGCTTGTGGAGATCTACCGGTGCCCGACGAAAGGACAGGGCGGGTGCGCGGGCATCGCGCGCAGCGCCGAACCGGTGGATGCGTACGTGACTGCGTTGGTGCTGGCCGAGCACGAGAAGATCCAGTCTCGGAAATTCGAGGACCTGCCCCCATGGCCGAAACAGAAGGAACTGGATGACGCGGAGGACAGGATTGCCGAATCCACGCGCGAGTATGAAGCGGGTCGCTACTCGGCGGAGCGGTACTTCCCGAGCCTGGCGCGGATGGAAGCGCAGGTTGCAGAGCTGCGGCGCGAGGCGCGCAGGTACGAGCGACGGCGTGACTCGCGCCGCGCTGTGGTCGCGAACCTGCGGAAAGAGTGGGACAAGCCGGACTTCACGATCGAGCAGAAACAGGCCGCGATCGCGAAAAGCTTGGTAGCCGTGGTCATCGGACCTGCGAACAAGGGCGGCCGGTTCCACCCGGACCAGATCACGCCGATCTTCCGCGATGACGCGTGAAGTGCTAGACAGAAGTAGGCGGCCCCATGCTCCCCTCCCCCTCAGAGCATGGGGCCGCCTTTCGTACGCCAGAGACGGGGCCGTGAACCGTCACACCATTTGCTTGAGCGCGTCGTAGAGCCCGTTTCCCGCCGCGCCTATGATCAGCTGACTGGCCACGCCCAAGATCACTGTCACAGCTCTGCGCACTGCGTCCGTGACCGGCGCGTTCTGTTCAACGGCCGTGGCGATCGTCTCGGTCTCTCGTTCCACGGTAACGAGCGCGTGTTCGTTGAGTTGCGCTCGCAACTCCGGCTGCCGGAGAACTCCGAGCAGTTGGCGCAACGCAGCAAGTTCCGGTTTTGATACGCCCTCGGTCGAGTGGTGAACGTTGCTCGCGGTGCCCGAGTCCCGAGCAACGAAACCCACGTTGTGGTCGCCGAACTGCATAACGCCGTCGTTGTTGATGGTCATCGGTCGTCGCTCCTCTGCGTCCGGGATTAGTTCGATGCCGCGCCTGCGTTCGCTCGATAACAGCCACACCTTGCCAGCACCAGTCAGGGTCAATCGCTTAGCGTCTAGGCCGATCATTCCCAGCCGAGCAGCAGCGTCCATCGCACGCCGGGCAAGGTCTTCCGGCCATCCGGCCCTGCCCAGCTTAGTCAAGCAGTCTTCCGCCGACAGGCCGGGACGATCCTTCCATAACATGCGGAGGAACGCCGTGACAAGCGGCTCCAGTTCCTCAAACTGGGATTTCACGGGCTTCGGCTTACGGAACCGGGCCATGGGGTCAGTCAGCTTGAACACGACCAGCTTCTCAAACGGTAAGAACTCGCCGTGGCTTCCAGAGACGTATCCAACTCGACGGCAGTGTGCCTTGCCGTGATGTACAAAAGTGGCAGCGATCTGCGTTACTTGAACGGTGCCGTGTATCCGGAATTCGCCCGGCTCGGCGAAAGCCTTGGGTGCCGGAGCCAACACCCACATTCCGGGCAGCACCGAATCGGCTGCCATCCATTCCCACCGCACACCAGGCGTGAACCACATCGTAGCCAGCAATAAAAGGCCGGTTCCGCCTGCAATTCCCCCGGCAAGGCCGAGTCCGGCTGTCACTCCAATAGTGCCTAGTCCGAATAACGCGATCGCAACGCCCGCCACGTTGCCTAACTGCACGGCTGTACG
This sequence is a window from Amycolatopsis benzoatilytica AK 16/65. Protein-coding genes within it:
- a CDS encoding MFS transporter, encoding MNTHANPWPGLGAVVLGLVAAMTPVFTVASLATPVEHELHLSGVGFGLLLSGFYALTALGSPVARRVAGRFPVPILLLTMCAVSVVALVLATRGVVGLAIALLLAGAGNTLTQPAAARYIAARIPDHRLSVATGLTGAALGAAPLLPGLLAGLVAEPYGWRAALIVAIVVPVAAAAVSPLAKAGIAAPVAAEAAAPRKVGRGLVWWTVGAALATIGSNAVASFFVQLGTTAHLSPALAGTMLSVSSALAIAVRVAAGIRADRAPRRNPRAVAVMMASGALGLVLISLGHPVTFVLGAALAVAGGWGWTGLLLTAVMRVLPGQAARAGATVQLGLFGGAAVAPLAFGALSAAVGVAVSVLVIAGVTLLGALAVERGTATLFRKPGGRTPVAVPVPQGCAGR
- a CDS encoding recombinase family protein, yielding MGVSQPRRERGRTLIERDPDQLVWVLLARESREAGAEGDEQVNYQLGDLREFVAGIGGRVEREVPESNVSSFKRRRVMLPDGTYGYRVVRPDWEATMTALRRGEANALAGVDIDRLTRDPRILEDLIDAVELYGIYVASMTGNIDLSTDAGISAARGLVNQRNTESRNTSRRVSDGKRRAAARGQHNGGRMRPFGWRKDRVTINKREAAHIRRELPRIRAGVSPLTLANEWNKRRIPTVTGVPWRAGTVRNMFLRPRMCGQAVYRGEVVKDEQGKPVRGRWEPILTDDEHAEVVRAWGPSGPESHSRLGGKGRGYRTNHLLSPFVRCGKCNARMIGSSRRDQRTKELVEIYRCPTKGQGGCAGIARSAEPVDAYVTALVLAEHEKIQSRKFEDLPPWPKQKELDDAEDRIAESTREYEAGRYSAERYFPSLARMEAQVAELRREARRYERRRDSRRAVVANLRKEWDKPDFTIEQKQAAIAKSLVAVVIGPANKGGRFHPDQITPIFRDDA